actTCTGCTACGCGCTACCATGaggctgaagacgcatcacgaCTAGAGCTTGGTGTCACAGAAGGTAAAGTGCTTTTCTCCTGATCACTGATCGGTTCATTCTCATGGTAAACCGCACCCTTTGATCTCATCAGCGATCTGGAGCAGCTCAATCTGCGGGCACCGGTTTTATGATGTATAAAACATACCGCCACAATAAATAAGTCTATGaattaaaatattgaattttaaagATGGAGCTGGTGTttataaaatagaaataaatctTACTTCTGGTTACTTCTTTATCGCAAACATCAGGAACAAACAGACGAGACACACGAGAGACAAGCGGGGACTTTTAAACAGTTCCACTAGGGGGCGCCAAATGTCTTTAAAAGCTGTATTTTACAGGTTgcgctggagggggggggccgTGGAAGAGGTGAAACATTGGCCACTCTGGACCAATGAAAAAGGTGTAAGTTGGTGTTAGCGGTCTGGAGGAGGGGCTGATGACCAGTGGGAGGAGTTATAGAACCTTCTGGAGGATGGCGTTGGGCACTTCCAGAGTCTCATCCCTCACGAGGACGATGTCATACGAGTCCAGATATTTGTCCAGGCGTTCTTCGACCTGCAGGGGGACCAGAGGAGAAGGCAAAACGatgggaggtaaaaaaaaaatggctgcatGCTTTTATGTTGGTCGGAAGTAACCGTGCTCCGGCAACGGACTACGGCTAACGGCCCGCGGACTACGGCTAACGGCCCGCGGACTACGGCTAACGGCCCGCAGACTACGGCTAACGGCCCGCGGACTACGGCTAACGGCCCGCGGACTACGGCTAACGGCCCGCGGACTACGGCTAACGGCCCGCGGACTACGGCTAACGGCCCGTGGACTCCGGCTAACGGCCCGCGGACTACAGCTAACGGCCCGCGGACTACAGCTAACAGCCCGTGGACTCCGGCTAACGGCCCGCGGACTACAGCTAACGGCCCGCGGACTCCGGCTAACGGCCCGCGGACTCCGGCGAGCGGCCCGCGGACTACGGCTAACGGCCCGCGGACTCCGTCGTACCTTGTCGTTGAGGAAGCCGACCTTGAGGATGTTCTCCACGTTGGGCACGCCGTCGGCCATGCTGAGGTCTCCCAGGGAGTCGCCCATCAGGATGACGTTGCAGTACTCCTTCAACTGCTTGAAGTACTCCGTGTTCCTCAGAGCGCCTTCGTGCTTGTTGTACACGTGGATCAGCTCACCTTTGAAGCCTCTCAGGATGCCCTGCGGGGTGAAGAGCCAATCACACAACAGACGAAGCCTGCGCGGCCTGGCGACCGTGTTAGCGGTTTACTGGGATGGACGGGTCGGGTCGTTAAAGTCCGCGCAGCCTCGGGTAATCTGGGCCAAACATTCCCACAGCAGATTGGGATCTGGATTATCTGGGACCGGCCGTCTCCTGATCGAAGCCCGGCTTCGAGGCCGGCCGGACTCACGTCGTCGTCGAAGTCCATGAAGTTGGAGACGACCTTGACGTTGGGGTGGTAGACGCCGGCCTGGTGCAGGATCTCCTCCAGGACGTCGCCCAGGCCGGCGGAGAAGATGAAGACGGGAACGTCGTGCTGCTGCAGACGCTGGAAGAACTGCTCGAAGCCGTCCCTGCCAGGGAGACGATCAGAGACCAGACGGTGAGAGACACGGCGAAGAGACAGCTATGTCCTCCTCTTTCCAGGTGAGTGGGTACCTGAGTGCGGCGTCAGACTCCCTCACCACCTCTGACAGTTTGCCCCGCTCTAACCGCTGCTCCACCAGTAACTTGTGCGAGTTGAAGTACCTGCAGACACACGCCAGACGGTGTTGCTCTCTCCTGCCGCTGCGAGcggaagcagaagaagacgaGCCCTCACCACTCCACGATGAAGGGGAACTTCTCCTCCGTGGTCAGGTGGGGGTCGATCTCGATGGGGTAATATTTGttcttcagctgcagcagcttctgccgACACTCGTCCGTCACCAGCTTGCAGTTATCGATGATGTCTGCAAAGCGACGGGGAGAGCCTGAGACGAGCCtccggggggtgggggcggggccagaacAGCGCGGCGTGACTCCGCCTCTACTCACTGTGGCACGTCGGGCAGCGCTTGCCGTTGACGGCGAACTTGCTTAACGTCATGTCGAAGTCTGTGATGACCTGGAATAGAAGCGAGAAGGCCGAGTTCACCAACGAGCGCCACCACTAGGGGGTGCTGAAGCACCACACGGACTCAGAGGACTCTACCTGGAGTTTGGAGGCTCCTCCCTTGATGAGGTCACAGATAATCTGCTCCACCCTCTCGGGGTCCCTCATGTGGACTGTTGTCTTGTCAAACTGGGGCATCTGTGGGGGAGAGGCTCAATTCAGATCCAATTCAGCTTTCAGACCGGAAACAGGAAGAGAACCGCGGCCCCCGGCCCGGTT
The sequence above is drawn from the Brachionichthys hirsutus isolate HB-005 unplaced genomic scaffold, CSIRO-AGI_Bhir_v1 contig_1249, whole genome shotgun sequence genome and encodes:
- the LOC137917060 gene encoding cytosolic 5'-nucleotidase 3-like isoform X2 → MPQFDKTTVHMRDPERVEQIICDLIKGGASKLQVITDFDMTLSKFAVNGKRCPTCHNIIDNCKLVTDECRQKLLQLKNKYYPIEIDPHLTTEEKFPFIVEWYFNSHKLLVEQRLERGKLSEVVRESDAALRDGFEQFFQRLQQHDVPVFIFSAGLGDVLEEILHQAGVYHPNVKVVSNFMDFDDDGILRGFKGELIHVYNKHEGALRNTEYFKQLKEYCNVILMGDSLGDLSMADGVPNVENILKVGFLNDKVEERLDKYLDSYDIVLVRDETLEVPNAILQKVL
- the LOC137917060 gene encoding cytosolic 5'-nucleotidase 3-like isoform X1, producing MDRTAVVKVGAAASASVCALLGGVVLAQYVVAKKKRAGKKTRIIEMMPQFDKTTVHMRDPERVEQIICDLIKGGASKLQVITDFDMTLSKFAVNGKRCPTCHNIIDNCKLVTDECRQKLLQLKNKYYPIEIDPHLTTEEKFPFIVEWYFNSHKLLVEQRLERGKLSEVVRESDAALRDGFEQFFQRLQQHDVPVFIFSAGLGDVLEEILHQAGVYHPNVKVVSNFMDFDDDGILRGFKGELIHVYNKHEGALRNTEYFKQLKEYCNVILMGDSLGDLSMADGVPNVENILKVGFLNDKVEERLDKYLDSYDIVLVRDETLEVPNAILQKVL